In Paludisphaera rhizosphaerae, one DNA window encodes the following:
- a CDS encoding phosphoglycerate dehydrogenase, with product MPSVLICQAMLRRRPGRFRDVLVEAGFECIDPAPGLALTHEQLRELIPGADALVLGLERLTPDLFAIAPRLRVAARTGVGYDGVDLEAARTHGVVVTTTPGANHDSVAEHVFALLLALTREVIPNNAAIHAGGWVRRPGVPIRGKTLGLYGLGRIARAVAVRAKAFGMRILAHDLLPPAAGDSQLEIERVSPDELLAASDVVSLHVPLTEATQDLVDVGFLARMKPGAFLINTARGGMVVDADLRAALESGRLAGAGIDVFHQEPPPLDCPLRGAPNLILSPHVGGTDSGAVQDMAEAAAQCIVDLYRGRWPSACVVDESLREGWAW from the coding sequence ATGCCTTCCGTTTTGATCTGTCAGGCCATGCTTCGCCGCCGTCCCGGTCGCTTCCGCGACGTGCTCGTCGAGGCTGGCTTCGAGTGCATCGACCCCGCCCCGGGCCTCGCCCTGACCCACGAGCAACTCCGCGAACTCATCCCCGGAGCCGACGCCCTGGTCCTCGGCCTGGAGCGACTCACTCCCGATTTGTTCGCGATCGCTCCTCGTCTCCGCGTCGCCGCGCGGACAGGCGTCGGTTACGACGGGGTCGACCTGGAGGCCGCACGCACTCACGGCGTCGTCGTCACGACGACCCCGGGTGCAAACCATGACAGCGTCGCCGAGCACGTCTTCGCTCTGCTGCTGGCCCTGACCCGCGAGGTGATTCCCAACAACGCCGCCATCCACGCCGGCGGCTGGGTCCGACGCCCCGGCGTCCCGATTCGCGGCAAGACCCTGGGACTCTACGGCCTGGGTCGGATCGCCCGCGCCGTGGCCGTCCGGGCGAAGGCCTTCGGCATGCGGATCCTCGCTCACGACCTTTTGCCGCCGGCCGCCGGCGACAGCCAACTGGAAATCGAGCGCGTTTCCCCCGACGAGTTGCTCGCCGCCTCCGACGTCGTCAGCCTCCACGTCCCGCTGACCGAAGCGACCCAGGACCTGGTCGACGTTGGTTTTCTCGCGAGGATGAAGCCCGGCGCGTTCCTCATCAACACCGCCCGGGGCGGCATGGTCGTCGACGCCGATCTCCGAGCCGCCCTGGAATCGGGCCGTCTCGCCGGCGCGGGGATCGACGTCTTCCACCAGGAGCCGCCTCCCCTGGATTGCCCCCTGAGAGGAGCCCCCAATCTGATCCTCAGCCCCCACGTCGGCGGCACCGATTCGGGAGCCGTCCAGGACATGGCGGAAGCGGCGGCGCAATGTATCGTCGACCTGTACCGAGGACGATGGCCGTCGGCATGTGTGGTCGACGAGTCGTTACGCGAAGGGTGGGCTTGGTGA
- a CDS encoding endo-1,4-beta-xylanase: MGVLKFRLPSNELAGRLAAQRRVYTTGLDRTPGRLGLDFRNGLMTCSSDSSESGRLFASWPIPGFGSPVVGTATLGERSTPYVLALELARGKLNDVRNQAADWTQMGLRTDSTLDDLLRKARRAFVQAALASDDPVASFQAAQESLEASSRAGALLTEAYTSQVLQNRLAVAGRLSTNLGCVLTGDPAKIAGSASWSSTFNSIQAAVPWRDVAPTEGKHRWELIDAQLAWGKKNRLNVEIGPLIEFRAGAFPDWIWLWDGDVDTIGGFVADYVRQVVGRYRGKVPVWHIANRPAGHEVLGLGEEDQIRITARALQVARQADPAAQLCLGVDRPWMEWMSNSRFQLGPLHLSDYLIRSDVGISCIALEIAPGYSNPGSDARDLFEFSRLLDLYSLLNVPLNITLVAPSSAADDPNADANVKVEEWQWPAPPTEASQADWAARWTALAIAKPFVRAVNWLQPSDGVPHLYPNGGLHRPDGAPKAAVARLRSLRDDMLA, from the coding sequence ATGGGGGTTCTCAAGTTCAGGCTGCCCTCGAACGAGCTCGCCGGTCGTCTGGCGGCTCAGCGCCGCGTTTATACGACCGGCCTGGATCGGACGCCCGGGCGGCTGGGCCTCGACTTCCGCAACGGCCTGATGACGTGTTCGAGCGACTCCAGCGAGAGCGGCCGTCTTTTCGCGTCCTGGCCGATCCCCGGTTTCGGCTCGCCGGTCGTCGGCACCGCGACCCTCGGCGAACGCTCCACGCCCTACGTTCTGGCCCTGGAACTGGCCCGCGGCAAGCTGAACGACGTCCGCAACCAGGCGGCCGACTGGACGCAGATGGGCCTCCGAACCGACTCGACGCTCGACGACCTCCTGCGCAAAGCCCGCCGCGCCTTCGTGCAGGCCGCACTCGCGTCCGACGACCCCGTCGCTTCGTTCCAGGCCGCCCAGGAGAGCCTGGAGGCGTCCTCCCGCGCGGGGGCTCTTCTGACGGAAGCCTACACGTCGCAGGTCCTTCAGAACCGTCTGGCCGTCGCCGGCCGTCTCTCGACGAACCTGGGATGCGTCCTCACGGGCGATCCCGCCAAGATCGCCGGTTCGGCTTCCTGGTCGAGCACGTTCAATTCGATCCAGGCCGCGGTGCCGTGGCGAGACGTTGCACCAACCGAAGGAAAGCACCGCTGGGAGCTGATCGACGCCCAGCTCGCCTGGGGCAAGAAGAACCGGCTGAACGTCGAGATCGGGCCGCTGATCGAGTTCCGCGCCGGAGCTTTTCCGGACTGGATCTGGCTCTGGGACGGCGACGTCGACACGATCGGCGGTTTCGTGGCCGATTACGTCCGCCAGGTGGTCGGCCGCTACCGGGGCAAGGTCCCGGTCTGGCACATCGCCAACCGGCCAGCCGGACATGAGGTTCTGGGGCTGGGTGAGGAAGACCAGATCCGGATCACCGCTCGGGCCCTCCAGGTCGCCCGCCAGGCGGACCCCGCCGCCCAGCTTTGCCTGGGGGTCGACCGCCCCTGGATGGAGTGGATGAGCAACAGCCGCTTCCAGCTCGGCCCGCTCCACCTCAGCGACTACCTGATCCGATCGGACGTCGGCATCTCATGCATCGCGCTGGAGATCGCACCGGGCTATTCCAATCCCGGCAGCGACGCCCGGGATCTGTTCGAGTTCTCTCGGCTGCTGGATCTTTATTCGCTCCTGAACGTGCCGCTGAACATCACGCTCGTCGCCCCTTCCTCCGCCGCGGACGACCCGAACGCAGACGCCAACGTCAAGGTTGAGGAATGGCAGTGGCCGGCCCCGCCGACCGAGGCCTCTCAGGCCGATTGGGCCGCTCGTTGGACCGCCCTGGCGATCGCCAAGCCGTTCGTCCGGGCTGTGAACTGGCTCCAGCCGAGCGATGGAGTTCCTCACCTTTACCCCAACGGCGGCCTCCACCGCCCTGACGGGGCCCCCAAGGCGGCCGTCGCCCGCCTCCGTTCCCTTCGCGACGACATGCTGGCCTGA